A region of the Thermoplasmata archaeon genome:
CTCGTTATCCAGCACCACCGTTCTCTTGATGATAGCGCGGTTCCCGACCCCGTCGCTCGAGACGACGGTGATCAGGTTGGGGCCTGGGGAAAGCCCGAGCTCGAACGAGAAGCTCCCGTCGGCTTCCAGCTCCCTCCGGACGTCGTTGACCATGAGGGAGGCGCCCGGCTCGGTCCTCCCGCTGACCAGAACCGAGGCCACCCGGGTCAGGAGGCCGTCCGGGGGGCTGGTGAGTCTCAGAACGGGAGGAGTTATGTCCAGATTGAGGACCCAGGAGGTGGAGTTGGTGTTGCCCGAGCGGTCCTTCGCGAAGAGGAAGTAGACGTTCCTCCCCTCCACCAGCCTGAGCGGGAAGGAGAAGCTCCCGTCCGCCCCGACGCTTGCGGGGAGGTAGTTGATGGTCAGGGTCGAGCCCGGCTCCACCCTACCGACCAGATTCACCGCGATTGAATTACCCCAGCTGTCGCAGGCGGGAGACTCAACGACGATGAAGGGCGGAGTCAGGTCTATGGTCACCCGGACCGATGCCGAGGCCTCGTTGCCGGCGATGTCCGTGACTTTGGCGGTGATGCTCCAGACGCCCTCGGGGACGTTCTCCATAATGTACAGCCAGCTCCCGGCGGGCAGGAGCTCGACCCAGCTGACGCCGTCGTAGCTGAGGCTCAGTTTCTCCATTCCGGAGCCGATGTCGGAGGCGATGCCGACGAGGGTGACTGTGGTGAAGTTCTGGAAGGTGTCGTCGGCGGGCTCGAGTATCACCACCACGGGCAGGCTGTCGTCAACTATCACAACGGTGGCCTCCATCGTCCTGTCCACGACCACCTTCGTCTCGCCAGTGAAGCCCGCCTTGCTCGCGGTGAGGGTGTAGGGGGTGTAGTAGCGGGTCGCGAGCCTGGTCTGGGTGTACTCCACTACGGAGAACGGCGGCACCAGCCCGCTCTCGGTGCAGACGGTCCTGAGGACTTCTGTGCCGAAATTGTCCTTCGCGATCACATCGGCGGAGGGGACGGGCCGTCCGTTCTGCCACGTGACCTTTATGCCGAGCCACCAGTTGATGATCACAGTGCTCTTGTCGTCGAAGTAGGTCACGCGGGCCTTGTTAAATGTGGAGTTGAGGGACCACACCGTCGAGACCCCCGAGAGCTGGAGGTCTGCGGTTGTCGCCTGAATCGAGCTGTCTATGAGGCTCACCCAGGACTCGTCGCTGACGTTGGCTCCGTACGCGCAGGAGGTTATCGTGCATCCCTTCAGGGTTCCATTCCCAGAGCTTTCCGCGAGGAACCCGTAGGTGCAGTCCGTTATTTTGGAGGTCACCATGGGCCGGGAGAAATAGGTCGAGTAGATTGCCGCGTACAGGTGGCTGAAGCTGCAGTCCGTGATCTCGGGCCAGGAGACCATGTCGCAGTGGATGCCATAAGCCCTCCCGTTCCCGTTGCCAGCGACCGTGATGTTCTGAATTCTGCCTGCCGACCTCTCTAGTTTTACTCCAGTAAGGGCCATATCCGAGCCCGCGGGGGCGTTCAGAAATACCTTCATGTCGCTGATTGTGATCCCCTTGACCCCGACCAAAAGCACTCCCGAGCATGGGAGGGTAGAGGGCTTCTCGAGGGTTAGGTTGAACTCCGAGTTGGAGAGGCTCAGGCTCTGAACCACGCCGGACTTCGTCAGGCCAAGGAGGCTGAGCTTACACTCCTCACGGGTAGCCGTCATCGAGAACTTGGAGCCGTGGACGACAAGCTCGCCGAGGCTTGGTTCGGTGCCGCTGGTCGATTCGAAAGTGATGAAGGACTGGGTCGTGCCAGGGGCGTTGATTTTAAAGTCGACGCGTGAGTTGATGAACGCGATCCGGCCCATCGGGCCGTCCTGATATATAAGGAACTGGGTCAGGGGCTCGTTGTCGTAGGTGATGTTGAGGGTGGTGTTGTTGAACTCAAGGACCTCGGTGCCGGGATAGGTCCTTATGAAGGAGAACGTGAGCGGGAAGGTGCCGGTGCCGCCGCCGTAATAGAAGTTGAAGACCGAGTCGTTGAGATAGAGCTGGGCCCCGGCCGCGAGGTAGCTCAGCCTCATTGATTTCAGGCCGTTCATGTTCCTGCACTCGAAGAAGCACTTGGAGACTATAAAGGTGGAGCTGCTGAACCCTCCCGTGTCGCCTCCGAGGAGCATGGGCCCGGACTGAATTCCTGCGGGGCTGTAGTCCCAGACCCGCACATTGCAGTTCTCCATGACGAAGGGCGTCCTGTCCGGGGAGCGGCCCGTGTAGTAGAACAGGTCGGAGTGCGTGAGGGTGCTCAGGATGTAGGTGTAGTTCAGGAAGAAGTTGCAGTTCTTGACCAGGCCTCCGTACGAGCTGGTGGCATAGATGATTGTTACGTCGCGATAAGTGGTCATGTCAATTGTGGTGTTGTCCATGTACAGCTGGGTCGAGCTGACGTATATCGGCCTCAGGTTGGCGTTGTTGTAGTCCTTGTTGGAGAAGAAGAGGGTGGCGTTTGTAATGTTCACATAGTCGGTCGTGGCGCCTGTGCCGCTGGCGTAGACACCGTAGATGGTTCCTCCGAGCTCCACCGGCAGACTGAGCTTCATGTTGCGCAAATCGACTTGTTTGCAGCTGCTGGTACAGATAATGTAGACTGTCGAGCTCGCGGGCAGCTTCCAGTTTTCCATTATTATGTCGATCGAGTTGAAGTCGAGGGTGAGGCTGGTCAGGCTCGAGGCGTAAATCGCATAAAATTGATTGCCCGTGAAGTTCAAAGCGTATATCTTGAAATTGGAGGCGTAGAGATTGGAGTAGCTGGCCAGATATATTCCGTAGTAGATGTAGAATATGTTGTAGGTTGATGTCACGTCGTTGACACCGCAGTCAATGTAGCTAAGGTTCACATTCTTGAGATAGAGATCGCGGTAGTAATAAGCGTAAATTGGATAATAAAGATAGAAGTAGGAGTAGGCGTACGAGGTGGTGTAGTACGAACAGGCTTTGAGGTTCCTGAAAGTGATGTTCGTGTTGTTGAAGTGGGTCTGGCCGTTGTAGTAGTGATAGCCGAGGGGATAGTAGAAGTAGATATACGCCGTAGAATAGGTCGTGCCCTGATACGCGCGGCAGTACATGTTGTAAAAGTTGAGAGACGAGTTGTCAAAGCTCATGTGCGAGTAGTAGGTGTAGTAGAGGTTGTAGATGTACATGTAAGCATAGCAATATTGCGAGGCGGCGTAGGCGATGTTGTTTATTTCCCGGATTGTGAAGTTAAGATTATTGAACGCTGTGTGGCTGTAGTAATAGAGATAGTAGAAGGAATAAATGTAAAGATATGAATATGTGTAATATGATGATGCATAGGCTCTATTGTTTACCTTTTCTATCAGGATAGTTAAATTATTGTACAGGGCATTGCTGTAGTAGTACTGATAGTAAATCGGACCGTAGAAATAGAGGTATGAGTAGGCGTAGTAGGACGTGGAGGCGTAGGATGTGCTGTTGAGGTTGCTGACCCTTATGGTCATCTTCTCGACCGTTATCGGAGTGTAGTAATACGGATAGATACCGTAGAAGTACAGGCGGGAGTAGATATAGTATGTCCTCGCTATTGCCTGAACATTTATATTATTGATATTGATATCTGTGTCGTTCAGAATAATAGGGGAATAATAATAGGGATACAGCAGATAGAAATAGAAATAGGCGTAGCCATAGGAGCTGCCCGAAGTCCCCGCCGTGGCGTTGCAGTAGAAGTTCTGGATGTCCATCTTTGTGTAGTTCATCGAAGATGGGCAATAATAATAAAGGTAAACAGGATACATATACAGATATGCATATCCATAATAAGTGGTGGTGGTCAGGTTGCAGAAAATATCTGCGATAAAGATATCGTTGTAATTTATTCTCGAAAACTCATATGCATAATAGGGATAGAGCCCGTACACATACACATACGAATAGGAAGGATACGAGCCCCCCGCCTGGTATGTCTGAGCGGTGATGTTCACGAACCTGATGTATGTGTAGTTCGTGAAGAGCGGGCTGTACTGCTGCGGGTAGACGCCGTAGAAGTAGACGTATGTGTAGCCGTAATAGAGGGTGGAGTAGGTGTAGGCGCGGACGTTCGTGAAGTTCATCCAGGTGTAGTCCATCGAGACCGGGCTGTAGTAGTAGGAGTAGACGCCGTAGATGTATATCCGCCCGCCGTATGAGTAGACCGTGGAGGTCTGAGTGGCGATGGAATCGATGCGCGTGGCGTCAATGGTGGTGTACCTCATCACCGTAGGGACGTAGTAGTAGCTGTAGACGCAGTATATGTAAACGATTGAGTAGCCCTGCTGGGTGATCGACTTTATGTCCCTGAGATAGAAGTTGGTGAAGTTCATCTTTACCTCGCTGTAGAGGTAGTAGGGATAAATCAGATAGAGGTAGTTATAGGAGTAGTAGCTGGCGCCGCCCCGGGCCGAGCTCATGAAATCGGCGACTGTGATTGTGGTGTTGTCCAGCGTCATCGGGCTGTAGTTGTCCGTCCGAATTCCGTAGACGTAGAAGTTGGTGTTGTAAGTTGTAATCGTTGTGGTGTTGATGAAGCGAATCGTGAGCGTCGTGTACTGGAGCCTCACCGGGGAGTATGAGGTCCCCAAGATGCCGTAGAAGTTGAAGTTGCTCGTCGAGGAGGAGGGGTTCGAGACATTGGTGTCGATTAGGTTGAGCGTGGTGTAGCTGAGCGTTAGGGGGGAGTAGGAGGTGCCGTATATCCCGTATATATTTAGGGTGGCGGAGTAGGCCGCCTGGGCCTTTGCGTCGCAGGAGGTGAAGTTGAGCGTGAGGTAGTTTGAGGTCACGGGGGATGTTGAGCCCGCGTAGACGCCGTAGATTGTCCGTGTTAGGGCGGCCGAGCTCGTGAGCACATCGAAGTTGATGAAGTCGATGGAGGTGCGGTTGATGAACACTGGGCTGTTGCCGGTCGCGTATATACCGTAGCTATCGTAGGTGCAGTCTTGGAGGACGATGATCGAATCGTCCACGCTCACAGGGGAGGAGGAGGCGTATATCACGTATCCACCCACGTACCTGTTGTTAAAGAGGCAGCTGCTGACCTTCACCTCCGTCGACACTGCGTAGATGTTGTAGCGGATGTACGTTGACCCCGAGAGCTGGAAGTCGAATGTGCAGCCATAGAATGTGAGCTTCGAAGAGCTTGCGTAGACGGCGTAGTGGTTGTACTGGTTGTAGTTGTTGCTGAAGCGAACTCCCTCGAAGCTAAGGGTCGAGCTGGTAGCATAGACCCCGTAGGCCGTCACGCTCGCCCGCGCGTATGTGTAGATGCTCCCGCCGGTGATTTTCGGGGGCGAGGAGGACTCGGCGTAGATTCCGTACTGCCCGTAGTATAAAGAGTTGTCCTTCATGGTGGGTCTGGAGGAGGAGAGGTAAATCTGGTAGCCATAGGAGGAGCCGGTGGTGGAGAATCCGTTTCCGGAGAAGGTGTTGCCCAAAATCACATCATTAATGCCCTGTGAATCGCTCCTGAGACCATAGCCATAATACATAGAGCTTGTTGTATAATAATTGTTGCTAATCGTGTTGTATTGTATAAGCGAGCTGGTTGTCCCATCGCTGATCGCATAGATGCCGTAGGCGTACTTCTCGTTGCCCCCGAACCCGTTATTATATATATTGTTGTACTGTATCGTTGGTGAGCATCTGTTAATATAAATGCCGCCGGTCTTGCCGTAGGCGATGTAGCTGTTCTCGATTTTGGCCGAGGAGGTCGAGTGGAGCTGGATGCCCCCCACCCACGAGGATGTGTCGCCCCACATATCGTAGACCTCGCTCTCGTTGATGTGCAGGGTACCGTAGACCGTGAATTTGTAGTCGTAGGAGTCGTAGGAGGCGAGGAGGCTCTGGTAGAACAGGAGCTTCCCGCCGGAGGCCACGTTCAGGGTGTACTGGCCATCGGAGCTTTGGTCTATGAAAATCTTAGAATTGTAGACGGTCAGGCTGCTCAAGATGTCGATTTTTCCCGTGACCACCAACGACTCCCCCGCCACAATCGTGGGGTCGTCTATAATCCAGTCGCCGGAGCCGGAGTAGGCGTCGCCGGACTGCCAGGCCGAGGCGTCCGGCGCGGACGCGATGAGCAGGCACGCGAGCGCCGCGAGGAACATTCCCAGCAGCCCCAGTCTGAGTGGGTCGGCGGAGGCCGGCGGGGCATGGGTCCGTGCATCCGCGTTGGAGGAATCGGTCAGAAATCCAATCACTATATCTGCGCGCGGACAACGGGCGGTCATCCATTCACCGACGCTTCGTAATTAATATCGATATTTAATCATGTTGGTATATCAATCTAAAAGCTAAAAAACAGTTTAAAAACTGTCATGAGAAGTGCCCCCCGGTGACCCTCCCGGACAGCATCGGCCCAATGGGCACCGCCCGGGTTACATGATCATCGTTGCCCCGGCCGCCCCCGGAGTTACCCTCCGGGCTCCTCGATATGCCCCGCGGCCGGCTCCCCGGAGTGACGGGCCCGCGCGCCGTGGACAGGACCGGGCGCTATCGCCCACCCCCCTCCACCCTCGACTCCCCGTTCTCCTTGACCACGCGGAATATGTGGTCTGCGAAGCCCTCGAGCTCGCGCTCGTGCGAGACGAGAATCAGCTGCCTCGCGCCGAGCTCCCGAAGAACGTCCCTGACCCTCGTGAGCTGCTCGCTGCTGAAGCCGTCGGTCGGCTCATCCAGAATCAAGAGCTCGCCGCTCCCCGCGCCCAGAACCTCGCGGACCATATGGTTGAGAGCGAGCCTGTAGGCTAGAGCCACGGAGTTCTTCTCGCCGCCGGAAAGGGAGCGGATGTCCAGCTCGTAGCCGGCCTGGGTCGCGACTGGCGTGAAGCTCTCGTCTATCGAGACGTCGAGCTCGGTCCCCTCGGCGAGCATCCCGAACCACTTCCTGAAGTGTCTCTCGAAATCGGCGTTGATGCCAGCGAGAATGTGTACTTCAATCGACTCTAAAGCGGGGCAGAAGCACTCATTGAGCCATCTCGCGGCCTCCCTCAGGCGCTCCAGCTCGCGCGCCCTCGCCTCCCTCTCCGCCAGCTTCCTCGAGCCCCGTTCCAGCTCCGCCCTCGCCTCTTCCAGAGCCCTCTTTCTCTCCGACGCGGTCGCCCTGAGGGAGCCCAAGCGGCCCAGCGCCTCCTCCCTTCTGGCCCTGACCTCCCGGTGCAGCTCCTCGCTGTAGCGCGCCCTCAGCCCTTCCAGCTCCTGCCGGACCCTCCCGAGCTCCTCCAGAGCGCTCCCGAGCTCCCTCTTCTTCGTCTCGAAAACCGCCTCCCTGAGCGAGAGCTCCGCAACCCTCCCCTCGAGCACCGAGAGCTCCCTCCTCAGGGCCTGCCAGCGAGGCCTCATCGCCCGGAGGCCCTCCGCCTCGGCCTCCAGCCTCGCCACGTCCTCCCCACCTTCCAGCGCCCGAACTCTCTCGGCGAGCTCCTCCCTCTCGGCCACGAGCCTCTTCCTCTCCGCGATGGTCCTCCCGAGCTCCCTGAGCGCCTCCTCGACCCCCCTGAGCTCCCGAAACCTCTCCTCGAGCTCCCGGAGCCTCTCCCTGCACGCGCGCAGCCTCTCCTCCCTTCTCTCCAGTCTAGCAGCGAGCGCCATCCTCTCCTCAGCGAGCTCCTTGCTCCTCCCCTCGAGCTCGCCCAAAAGGGCCTTGAGGTGCTCTGGGGAGAGCTCCTGACCGCACCTGGGGCACCTGCCCCTGCCCTCCAGCTCCCCCAGCGAGCGCCTCTCCTCCCCGAGCTCCCGGAGCTTTTCATCGAGCACGCGAATTCTCTGCTGAATTCTCGCCTGCTCTGTCGTGTGGCCCTCGAGGCTGCTCTCAACCGAAGGCATCTGAGCCACCTCGGCCCGCAGCGCCTCCGCCCTCTCCTCGAGCCCCCGGCGCCTCCCCTCCTCGCCCTCCAGCGCGGCGATTCTCTCCTCACAACTCCTGAGCCTCTCCCGGAGGCGCGCGAGCTCCGCCTCGGCCCTCCGCGCCTCCCTCAGCCGGGCCTCGAGCTCCTCCAGCCTCCGCTCCAGCTCTGCGGCCCTCTCGGCCTCCGGCCTGAGCTCCCCGAGCCTCCGGGCCCCCTCGCGCATCGCCTCGAGTTCCGCCGACGCCTGTGAGAGCCACGCCTGAAGCTGGCCGACCCTCTCCCCTAGCCTCCCGGCGCTGGCCTCGAGCTCGTCCCTCCTCGCCCTGAGCCTCTCGAGTCCCTCGAGCTCGCTGTCGAGCGACCGGAGCTCGTCGGCGGCCATGGCAATTCGGCGGCCAAGCTCCTCGAGCTCTGCCGAGCTCCTCCTGACCGCCTCCTCCCTGGCGGAGAGCTCAATCCTGAGCCCCTCCAGCTCCCCCCTCACGGCCTCGAGCTCGCCGGACCTGATTCTGAGCTCACTCGCGGCCGCCCTCGCCCTCTCCCGAGCGACCCTATACTCCTCGACCCTGAAGGCCCTCCTAATGGTCTGGAGCCGCTCGTCCTTTTTCATCTCCAGAATTCTCTTCATCTCCTCCTGAGGCGTGAAGACCGCGTAGCGGTAGATCACAGACTTCGCCTTCGACGACGGTGGCTCGTTGAACCCCAGGAGCCTCAGAACCTCCGCCTTCATCTCTTCAGCGCTGTAGTCCGTCCACGCGCCGTCCGAGCGAATTCGGCACTCGACAGTGCCCCCTCCCGAGCCAGAGCGCCTGAACCTCCTGTAGAAAGTGTACTCCCTCCCCCCCAGCTCGAGCTCGAGCCTCACCCACCCCTCCCTCTCTGAGCTCCTCAGGTAGAAATCAGTGCTCTCCTCCGCAAGCCCAAATAGCGCTAGCTCGATTGCATAGAGCAGCGTTGACTTGCCCGAGCCTATGTCGCCCTCGAAGAGGACCACGCCCTCCGGGAGCCTGAGCTCCGCCTCCCTGTAGCTCCTGATGTTCCCTAGGGCTATCGACCTGATTATCATCCCGGTATCGCCCCCGCTCTCTCCCGGGCCCCACACTTACCCCCACTGACCGCGCGGGGCCACGCTGCGCCACGACCGCCCGCGCGCTCCCGAGCGAATCCCGGCCCGATTCTCGGCAAGAGCAATTCCCGGGTTCCGCCGATGCTCAACCCCCGCACCTCCCCTCATTCTCCGAGCCTCGTCTGCCTCGTCCTCGCCAGACCCCTCCGGGAGGCCGCGGACGCGCCCGCGGGCGCGGCCCTGGAGGAGCTCGCCGGTCTCCCCTCACCCCTCTCCGCTACCCTTTCCCGCTCCCCGACTCCAGCCCCCACCTCTCCCCGGAGCTCTGGAATAGCGCCCGGAGCTCCGGCCCCAGAAAAGGCCTCAGCGGCCCCGCGGGCCGCGCCGCCCTCCTCACGCCCGAGCGGTCCGAGGAGGACCCTCTCCACGAGCGCCGAGGCCTCCGCCCTCTGCTCCTCCTGCGTCCCGGTCATCTCGCCGCCGAGAGCGCGCAGTAGCTCCCTCGCGCGCACCAGAGCCTCCTCCGGGCGTAGCTCCGGGAGGGAGAAGACCCCGCGCGCCAGATGCTCCCTGAGAATTCTATCCTCTGTCTCGGCCCTCGTGCGGCCCGGCTCGAACCTCGCCCCCGCCTGCTCCCTCGACTCAAGACCGCTCCGGCTAACATAGACGGTGTAGGCCCCGGTCTCCAAAAGCAGGGCGCGCGGGAGCTGCGTGTCCACCTCGGAGGCCTTCCCGGAGGCTAGCTGGCCCGATACCTTGATGAGCACTATCGCCCCCGCGGCGTCCGCCTCCCCAGCCCTCCCCCTGAGTTCTGCGCTCACGTCCTCGGGCCTGCGTCCCGAAGCGTCGGCCTCGATGACCACGATTCTGCGTGAGGGGACCCTCCTGAACTCGAGCCTCGGCGCTCTCCCCCGCTCCAGCTCGACGATGTAGAACCCCCTCTCCTCGCGCGCCTCGAGATCCCTGTAGCCGTCGCCGAAGAGCGGGCCGGGGTAGGCGACCGTCCCGAGACCCGGGAGCTCGGCCCTCACCCTCTTGTGCACGTGGCCCCCGGCGTAGTAGTCGAACCCCGGCGGGAGCAGAGAGGCGGGCATCGATTCGATTTCGGAGAGCTCTCGGGGCTTCAGCTCACTGAGGGCCGCGTGGAAAGCGAAGATTCTCGGGGCCACGCTCCGCGCGCCCCCCTCGGCTCCTCCGCTCCTTCCGCTATCTCCGTCATCTCTGGCGCCATCGCCCCCCCCGCCGCCGTGGAGGCCGAGCGCCTCGGAGGCGTCGAGCCTCTCGTAGTATACCCTATCCAGACCGAGCCTCCTCCCCGGCAGGCCCGCTATGACAGTGCCCGTCCCGGGGTCCACGGTCGGCTCTATGACCACGCCCCCATCCTCCGACGTTCGCGCCCTGGCCACCTTAACAAACACGCCCGCGCTGTGGAGCACATCCACCATCGACCTCTCCGTCGCGCTGAAGTCGTGGCTTCCGTAGACGATGTACACGGGCGTCCCGCCGTCGATGAGCCTGCGGAGCCGGGCCGTGGCCCTCTCGACCACGCCCATGTCGGGAAGGCTGTTGTGGAATAGGTCCCCGCAAATAAGGACGAAGTCCACGCGCTCCCTCTCGCAGATGTCCAGCGCGGACAGGAAGGCCTCCAGATTGGCCTCGCGCAGCGCGGGCTCCCTGAATGCGCCCAGATGAACGTCGGCCATGTGGGCGAAGCGAACCACTCCCTGCCCCTCTGGGCGTATGTAATTCGTGATATAAAGAGTTGGAGGGGGAATGGGTGAAAGAGGCGCGCCGGTCCGGCTCGGCGCCGCTCCCCGCCCCCCTCCGCAGCCGCGCGGGGAGGCGGGATACTGCAGAAAGGCTCCGTATCGCGCAGCGATCACGCCTCTGCGACCCCGCCGCTCCCTCACTGTGGCGAGGATGGGGGGCTCACTGCGCGCGCCCCCAGGACGTCGGGAGGAACCGCCCGGATTTCCATGACGGTGAGCCGCGCGAGCCTCAGCACCGCCGCTCAGTGCGCCCTCGCACTGAACCGCCCACCAGACGCCGGAGCCCCGGCCATCGCACCGGCCCATTCAGACGCCGTCGTCGTCAGTGTCGCGCTTCAGAGCGTCCGTGAATCTGCGCTCCGGACCATTCCAGAGGCCGTCGCCGTCCGTGTCCGCGTTTGTCGGGTCGGAAACGATGCCGCTCAGCATTGAAGAGCCCGTGGGCGTTTTGACCCGAATGGAGTATCCGCAGAGCTCGACGCCGTCGGGGGTTCCGTCACCATCAATTATTTAAAGAGCTCAACAATTGCTCAATCGATTATCTGGGTGGTCCCGCACAACGGTTTGCGTCGCCTAATTTTGTGTCGGTGTTTTGTCCCAGTGGGATATTCCGGACTACCCGTCCATCCAGTGCGTCCTTTTTTGTCTCTGGAGATAGAATCTCCCAGCTCCACCTTTCACCCGCCCTTTTGACCCGAGAGAATATCCATTCGGCTAGAGAGAATTCCAAAATTATGATGGGGCTCTCGTTCTTAGAATATCAGGCGAAGAAATCAATCCTCTGCAACGGCTGGGATGCCCCCACCCCATCCCCGGCCCGAAGGCTGGGTGGTCCAGGACCCGAGAGCACTAAATCTTGCAGAGAATGACCCGCCCATCACATCGCCTGACCCCTTCGATACCTGTTCCCTCATTAATCAGTACTTCCCATCCACCGTCACGCGCCTCCCCCCGGAGAAACCGATGCCCAGCAGCCCCGCCTGAAGGAGGAGGAAGTGGCACCTCCTGAGCTCATCCTCCGCCATCGCCGAGGCCCCGAGGACCATGAAGCAGTGCCTCAAGGCCTCGAGCTTGGGCGTGGTGAACTCGTCCTCCTGAAGGCCGAGCGAGGCGACGCGGAGCATCGAGGCGAGTCTCCTGTGCGGGTCCGACTCCGGCCGCTTCTCGAGCTCGGCGCAGAGGGCCTCCATACTTTGCCTGAAGTCCTCGACGAAGGATGCGCGCAGCCCCGCGTCAAGGATATTCTTCTGGAGAGGGGCGAGCTTCTCTAGCAGGGCATCGGCATGGGCTGCGGCCGGCTTCCTGAACAGGGGCATCGGTCTCTGGCTTAAATTGCCCGGAGGGAAGAAAATGATTTCTGTCCGGGCTGCACCTCACCACCCGCTTCCGTACGGAGGGCTCCTCGTTCTCCATCGAGGAATTTTTTGAGAGAGAGGGACGGGCTTGCCGTCGATGGCTCGCCATCGAAGGAGCTCTAGCGGCCCGGCGCAGCATCCCCGGCGGCGGGCGCCTCGGCCCCTCCGCCCTCCGCCCTCCCGCCACTCTGCCCGGCGCTGCCGGACTGTGCGGCCTCGTCATCCTCCATTCCGGCGCAACGCGCCTGAGCGGATGATGGACGCGCATTCACGGCCTCTCCCGCTCCTCCGACTCACTCCCCCCTGCCTCCACCTCGACGGCCTCGACCTCGATCACCTCGCCCTCCGCCCTCCTCTTTATCAGGCGCATCGTCCGGAAGTTGCCGGCCAGAACGCCGATGCCGAGAAGGGTTAGGATGAGGAGGTTCCACGTGACCCAGAAGTCGCGCTGCCTGAGGCGGAGCCACTCGTAGCCCAGCCCGAGCGCCGCCCCCAGAATCAAAAGGCCGAGAATGAGAACGAGCCACCTTCCGCTCCTCATGTAGCCCTCGGCCCGGCCCTCCCGAATTCTCCTCTCGCCCGGAATCATCAGGACTGCGATGAGGCCGAGGAGAGCGGCCAGAAGGGTCACGATGAAGCGCGTCGCCTCTCCCCAGATGAATGCCATTCGGACCGAGCCGGAGAGCGGCTGACAGGATAATAATTTTGTGGTCCAGTCCCCAGTGGAGAAATAATGAAATACATCCGCGAGCTATCGACGCGAGCGGAGGTCCGCGGGGTGTCCGAAAGGCGGTCGGGAAGAGGTGTTGGGGCAGAGCGCACGGAGCCTTCCTCCCACCGCCCTCCAAGCTGGCGGTCCGGGTCTGGTTTGCTCCGGGTCGCCGGAGCGGTTCTGGCCATCGCTTCCGCCGCCGTGATTCTAATCGCCGC
Encoded here:
- a CDS encoding SMC family ATPase, whose amino-acid sequence is MIIRSIALGNIRSYREAELRLPEGVVLFEGDIGSGKSTLLYAIELALFGLAEESTDFYLRSSEREGWVRLELELGGREYTFYRRFRRSGSGGGTVECRIRSDGAWTDYSAEEMKAEVLRLLGFNEPPSSKAKSVIYRYAVFTPQEEMKRILEMKKDERLQTIRRAFRVEEYRVARERARAAASELRIRSGELEAVRGELEGLRIELSAREEAVRRSSAELEELGRRIAMAADELRSLDSELEGLERLRARRDELEASAGRLGERVGQLQAWLSQASAELEAMREGARRLGELRPEAERAAELERRLEELEARLREARRAEAELARLRERLRSCEERIAALEGEEGRRRGLEERAEALRAEVAQMPSVESSLEGHTTEQARIQQRIRVLDEKLRELGEERRSLGELEGRGRCPRCGQELSPEHLKALLGELEGRSKELAEERMALAARLERREERLRACRERLRELEERFRELRGVEEALRELGRTIAERKRLVAEREELAERVRALEGGEDVARLEAEAEGLRAMRPRWQALRRELSVLEGRVAELSLREAVFETKKRELGSALEELGRVRQELEGLRARYSEELHREVRARREEALGRLGSLRATASERKRALEEARAELERGSRKLAEREARARELERLREAARWLNECFCPALESIEVHILAGINADFERHFRKWFGMLAEGTELDVSIDESFTPVATQAGYELDIRSLSGGEKNSVALAYRLALNHMVREVLGAGSGELLILDEPTDGFSSEQLTRVRDVLRELGARQLILVSHERELEGFADHIFRVVKENGESRVEGGGR
- a CDS encoding metallophosphoesterase, coding for MVRFAHMADVHLGAFREPALREANLEAFLSALDICERERVDFVLICGDLFHNSLPDMGVVERATARLRRLIDGGTPVYIVYGSHDFSATERSMVDVLHSAGVFVKVARARTSEDGGVVIEPTVDPGTGTVIAGLPGRRLGLDRVYYERLDASEALGLHGGGGGDGARDDGDSGRSGGAEGGARSVAPRIFAFHAALSELKPRELSEIESMPASLLPPGFDYYAGGHVHKRVRAELPGLGTVAYPGPLFGDGYRDLEAREERGFYIVELERGRAPRLEFRRVPSRRIVVIEADASGRRPEDVSAELRGRAGEADAAGAIVLIKVSGQLASGKASEVDTQLPRALLLETGAYTVYVSRSGLESREQAGARFEPGRTRAETEDRILREHLARGVFSLPELRPEEALVRARELLRALGGEMTGTQEEQRAEASALVERVLLGPLGREEGGAARGAAEAFSGAGAPGAIPELRGEVGAGVGERERVAERGEGRPASSSRAAPAGASAASRRGLARTRQTRLGE